Proteins from a single region of Hordeum vulgare subsp. vulgare chromosome 6H, MorexV3_pseudomolecules_assembly, whole genome shotgun sequence:
- the LOC123405796 gene encoding uncharacterized protein LOC123405796: MAIPCSRNRAQLQDEAGGQKKKGRGVLKGLKASKKRFANGSVKLNIVFSETLGGTVGMNYRSFKDDVGRWDLEDTPDREEKERSQKNTDNRKKQKTKHRIGSKSYSQVSFEKRNTETGEEPDCITLWELTHTKNGIWSNTESQDVYDKACEEVKNKETETQGPLSDEQRHNIFQTTYKGTLQCKSSQPRGYGYMAKPSTGSERIHIQIEEQARATAAFQQRNSELSHQVNDLQDQLQAERANTQEIINLERAEREQLEGKLKEERAERERLLEAERTSRLKFEKNMMAKFAEFSKQMGTQQVFTNRIDKENSNPNFQKILLQRPSPNKAAGARPTVISSNALIHASTRNSRMFKVIDPNN, translated from the exons ATGGCCATCCCATGCTCGCGCAACCGCGCGCAACTACAGGATG AAGCTGGTGGACAGAAGAAGAAAGGGCGAGGTGTTCTAAAAGGTTTGAAAGCATCTAAGAAGCGTTTTGCCAATGGATCTGTAAAGCTAAATATTGTATTCTCTGAAACATTGGGTGGTACAGTTGGAATGAACTATCGTTCATTCAAGGATGACGTG GGTAGATGGGACCTGGAGGATACACCAGACAGAGAAGAAAAG GAACGCAGCCAAAAGAACACCGATAACCGTAAGAAACAGAAGACAAAACACAGAATTGGATCAAAATCTTACTCGCAAGTTAGTTTTGAGAAG AGAAACACGGAAACTGGAGAAGAGCCAGATTGTATTACTTTGTGGGAACTCACCCACACGAAGAATGGAATATGGTCTAACACAGAGTCACAGGATGTTTAT GACAAAGCATGTGAAGAGGTTAAAAACAAAGAGACTGAAACTCAAGGTCCACTTTCAGATGAGCAAAGACACAATATTTTCCAGACCACATACAAAGGCACTCTGCAATGCAAGTCATCGCAGCCTCGTGGGTACGGATACATGGCCAAACCGTCAACTGGTTCTGAAAGGATTCATATCCAGATTGAAGAGCAAGCTCGTGCTACAGCAGCCTTCCAACAGCGAAACTCTGAGCTCAGCCAccaggtcaatgatttacaagatcaactacaagctgagcgtgcaaacACACAAGAGATTATTAACTTGGAGCGCGCTGAGAGAGAACAACTTGAGGGGAAGTTAAAAGAAGAGCGTGCTGAAAGGGAAAGATTGTTGGAAGCGGAGCGAACATCAAgattgaaatttgaaaaaaacatGATGGCAAAGTTTGCAGAATTCAGCAAACAGATGGGAACCCAACAG GTGTTTACGAACAGGATTGACAAAGAAAATAGTAATCCAAACTTCCAAAAAATTCTTTTACAAAGACCTAGTCCTAATAAGGCTGCAGGTGCAAGGCCAACTGTTATTTCTTCAAATGCGCTCATACATGCTTCAACAAGAAATTCTCGAATGTTTAAAGTAATT GATCCAAATAACTAG
- the LOC123405797 gene encoding uncharacterized protein LOC123405797: MEINQPAQEYMRNAHTLSALQFTSHYPFTSLTLSAKSLAAESTADGRAHHRQESPPPTGGSGIGGAQQVHRRGRPRSALDRGVGEQGRLLCTRGLWADGDPSRLCRIHGNHRDLGWQQRYTRFYGRIVVLVLLLYPFLWVWTVIGTLWFNNARSYLPEEGQKWGFLIWLLFSYCGLACIACVAVGKWLNRRHALQLRAQHGIPVCEYGVLVYMIRVLDWAFEAVSLELRGMGQDTAYHPALYLTTTQREAVEALIQELPKFMLKAVPTDCSECPICLEEFKVGNEVRGLPCAQNFHVECIDQWLRLNVKCPRCRCSVFPNLDLSALNGIRSSSEMLQQERPSGASALTTGSIRSTNGDATALTTGSIRSTDGEKNRLAKASLAYNCERGSYISFSKPCVPNATSSFSVKSFSKICSRRSTRRKASVASGAGAAPDTSSPPSTPCSSDTKLTG; the protein is encoded by the exons ATGGAGATTAACCAGCCAGCTCAAGAATATAT GCGCAATGCCCACACTCTGTCCGCACTCCAGTTCACTTCCCATTACCCATTCACCTCCCTCACTCTCTCCGCCAAATCCCTAGCAGCAGAGTCCACCGCCGACGGGAGAGCCCACCACCGACAGGAGAGCCCACCGCCGACGGGAGGGAGCGGGATTGGGGGTGCGCAACAAGTGCATCGGCGTGGGAGACCCCGCTCCGCGCTCGACCGGGGGGTGGGGGAGCAAGGAAGGTTGCTCTGCACGCGGGGGCTGTGGGCCGACGGAGATCCAAGTCGTCTCTGCCGCATCCACGGAAACCACAG GGATCTTGGATGGCAACAGAGATATACTCGTTTCTATGGGAGGATAGTTGTCCTTGTACTTCTGCTCTACCCCTTTCTGTGGGTTTGGACTGTGATAGGAACATTGTGGTTTAACAATGCAAGGAGCTAT TTGCCAGAGGAAGGACAAAAATGGGGCTTCCTGATATGGCTGCTTTTCAGTTACTGTGGACTCGCTTGTATTGCATGCGTGGCTGTTGGAAAG TGGCTAAACCGAAGGCATGCTCTCCAACTGAGGGCACAACATGGGATTCCTGTCTGTGAATACGGG GTTTTGGTTTACATGATTCGTGTGCTTGATTGGGCTTTCGAAGCGGTCAGCTTGGAACTGAGAGGAATGGGCCAAGACACTGCATATCATCCTGCCCTTTACCTCACAACAACCCAG AGGGAAGCGGTGGAGGCTCTGATCCAGGAGCTCCCCAAGTTCATGCTGAAAGCGGTGCCGACGGACTGCAGCGAGTGCCCGATCTGCCTAGAAGAGTTCAAGGTGGGGAACGAGGTGCGTGGCCTCCCGTGCGCGCAGAACTTCCACGTGGAGTGCATCGACCAGTGGCTGCGGCTGAACGTCAAGTGCCCGCGGTGCCGCTGCTCAGTGTTCCCCAACCTGGACCTGAGCGCGCTCAACGGCATCCGCTCCAGCAGCGAGATGCTACAGCAGGAACGCCCCTCGGGAGCATCAGCTCTTACAACTGGAAGCATCAGAAGTACAAATGGAGATGCTACGGCTCTTACAACTGGAAGCATCAGAAGTACAGATGGAGAGAAGAACCGTTTGGCAAAGGCTTCGCTTGCTTATAACTGTGAGAG GGGATCCTATATCTCATTCAGTAAGCCCTGTGTCCCAAATGCAACGAGCTCATTTTCTGTTAAATCGTTCAGTAAGATATGCAGCCGCCGGAGCACGAGGAGGAAGGCGTCCGTGGCGTCCGGCGCCGGAGCAGCACCCGATACTTCTTCGCCTCCCTCAACTCCGTGCTCCTCGGATACG AAGCTGACTGGCTAA